The DNA window CATTCAAGCTGCCGCCCAACGGGGATTGATCCCGCCGATGATTAAATCCATCCCCGGCTTCGGCCTCCAGTTGAAAGAGATGATCCGCGAGGCCAAGGGGCTTGTGCCGTTCTGGATGAGCGCCTTCGGCGAGATGCTTCCCCGACGGGAAAACCGCGTGACGTTGAACCGGGACAAAAAAGATGCCTGGGGCATTCCCGTCGTCCACATCGAATGCACCCACTCGGACAATGAACGCGAGATGGCCCGCGACATGCTCGAATCCCTCAAAGAGATGGCCCACGCGGCGGGATTCGAAATCGTGCGCGAGAACGATCGTCCTGCTCCCCCCGGACTGGCCATTCACGAAGTGGGAACGGCTCGCATGGGCACCGATCCGAAAACCTCCGTCCTCAACAAATGGAATCAGTGCTGGGATGTGAAGAATCTGTTCGTGACCGACGGGTCGTGCTTTGTCACCAGCGGCTGTCAGAATCCCACGCTCACGATGATGGCCCTGACGGCTCGCGCCTGCGATTACATCGTCGAAGAATACCGGCGAGGAAACCTCTAATGGGGGAAGGGTCTCTTCGTCCGATCCGCCGACTCAGGCCGTTCGGTCCTGAGGCGGAAAATTTCCCTCTCGCGTCGCACCGACACGTGATGGCATCCGGTCGCGTCCTTCCTCTGTCCGAACGCGGGCAACAGCTCGCTATGTTACAATTTCCCGCCGGGAATGCCTCCAGGAGAAGCAACACTGTGGCTGATCGGTGAGCGTCGGAGAGCATTCCGCCCGCACGAGGACAGGGCCAGACGAAACCATCAGCACACGGTGGCCGGGCATTCCTTGACCGAGATGAAACAGGGAGGAGGGAATCATGATGAAACGAGAATTCCTGGTGGCCGCTTTGAGCCTGGTTACGGTCGTTGCCGGTTTGACCATCCTCGCCCATCAGCAACAATCTCCACCGGCGCAGACGCCGACGAGCCAACCCCTGCCTCAACCCGCCAAGATCGCCATCATTGATAGCCGGACCTTCGACGACGAAGGGGGCATCCAGCAACTGCTGCAACAGATTCAACGCACGGAAGAATCGTTCCGCGAGCGCACGGCCGCGCTCCAGAAACTTCAGCAAGAGGTCCAAAGTATGCAGCGCGATCTTCAAGCGCAGTGGGCCAATCTCACGCCCGAAGCTCGCCAGCGACGACAGGATGAGCTGGAGGAGAAACAACGGCGGCTGCAACGTGACAGCGAAGACTATCAACGCGATGTCGAGCGAGCCTTGCGCAGAGCCACCGATCCCATTCGGGAGAAAATTTTCGTCTTCCTCACCTCTTATGCCAAGACGCGCGGCTACACGCTCGTGCTCGATCAGGCCGTGCTCAGTCAGGCGGGGGCCTTGCTCTACATTGATCCCAGTCTCGATGTCACACGCGACTTCA is part of the Blastocatellia bacterium genome and encodes:
- a CDS encoding OmpH family outer membrane protein; protein product: MMKREFLVAALSLVTVVAGLTILAHQQQSPPAQTPTSQPLPQPAKIAIIDSRTFDDEGGIQQLLQQIQRTEESFRERTAALQKLQQEVQSMQRDLQAQWANLTPEARQRRQDELEEKQRRLQRDSEDYQRDVERALRRATDPIREKIFVFLTSYAKTRGYTLVLDQAVLSQAGALLYIDPSLDVTRDFITEFNRANPPSR